A genomic region of Plasmodium malariae genome assembly, chromosome: 14 contains the following coding sequences:
- the PmUG01_14083400 gene encoding conserved Plasmodium protein, unknown function, translating to MRGKKHKKLKNETEDFLIAFLFDIVFFAICVCIWLYLRKHRDESKISDHIYVLNNQAQGEGKVDKDGNAVKEDEPVEKKRKANRFRTFLNIKDDKIVNTEIKYYLFFLKANRNIIFSLCLFGTFLVLPLYLSLPRDDINNPSFFNYISAGSISDINVLTILFIITIIYSAISYTFIYFLWRKIRPSKKKTKKFLPQNFTIMVSRIDKNEINAYKIYKYFCNLTNNKVVSAYLILDYSIVYHEQKKIFNATKNLKLLKENEEKKNIKRDKSKKFFLGLLNINVNKKKKPQLPLLQVCDKNMNETCIMSECKDKNAQDGGNNSLANIEEAGRSTINNSTLQRIESNEKEGKSVDNYSDTKKDNKKLHWDDIKVGGTKIGVLEKDNNSNNNNRDGRNNDNFNGDGNNNSSNNNSSNNHSSNNHSSNNHSSNNNNSKDCNDNNNNNNDCNNNNNKDAVVNSNNNDNIDSNDKKSSKKGESVDAHKDHENMKWKEDGEIGHKEKKSSSTKMLNKSKNSCKQRCKRSKTKDNTKKANDVDYYDEDDNHDHRRHNLKDKNKEISDDQQVSFLKDTSDEDEDDKDNDEALKNSKLRKMNNNYRYKLDIEENIMRSSNNDMLFYDLDNLSTKDNDNMDMNYKGNKNRCKSESKRNIFEKLFFFLKKNKKSHWKKKLKEHLIKFYSIKNETPKKSTGVCFVSFIDTKSVHDCIHNIPFTERNKWIISSAPPNYDIIWKNLKNSSYKICARFFILNAMLLLANTIIIITVTSIDNILKLKIKKYRSENPNSGNLSAVLTTWLSPFIVIVVNSIIQPALISCVSVAIGFIRKSSEHTYVLQGNFIFLILNTIIIPLLSLSPLSSLIKVMYSDEIGQWSTRLGAYLFNSSGFFAMRYLLHCCFLTCANQLLQIPQFSIRSIVKTLTKKETSAWSFDFGYWYGLNTTILALILTFSVAVPFILPLGSLYFFLRYYIDKYNLVYEVCRTNLDSHGAIVRTAIKFMLYSVAFFQLVMFTFFSRVQNKFILVGRNILFLSSSLTTLLLLCRSTEWVSTNHIKKKKGKRTFCYLCEKNVYVNSLRDLNKLKYAYANPYETKR from the exons atgagGGGAAAGAAACAtaagaaattgaaaaatgaGACGGAGGACTTTTTGATTGCGTTTTTGTTTGATATAGTATTCTTTGCTATTTGTGTATGCATATGGTTATATCTGAGAAAGCATAGAGATGAAAGTAAAATTAGTGatcatatttatgtattaaataatCAAGCACAAGGGGAAGGTAAGGTAGACAAGGATGGAAATGCAGTAAAAGAGGATGAACCTgttgagaaaaaaagaaaagcaaaCAGATTTCGaacctttttaaatataaaagatgataaaatagtaaatacagaaattaaatattatttattttttttaaaagcaaataggaatataatattctctttatgtttatttgGAACTTTCCTTGTTTTACCATTATATCTTTCGTTACCTAGAGATGATATAAACAATCcgtctttttttaattacattagTGCAGGTAGTATATCAGATATTAATGTACTaacaattttgtttattattactataatatatagtgCTATTTcgtatacttttatttattttttatggagGAAAATAAGACcaagtaaaaagaaaacgaaaaaatttttaccccaaaattttactattatgGTTTCACGtattgataaaaatgaaattaatgcatataaaatttacaaatactTTTGCAATTTAACTAATAATAAAGTAGTATCCGCATATCTAATATTAGATTATTCTATAGTATATcatgaacaaaaaaagatttttaatGCAAccaaaaatttaaaactactaaaagaaaatgaggaaaaaaaaaatattaaaagagaTAAATcgaaaaaattctttttaggtttattaaatattaatgtaaataaaaagaaaaagccgCAATTACCTTTGTTACAAGTTTGTGATAAGAATATGAATGAAACATGTATAATGAGTGAGTGTAAGGATAAAAATGCACAGGATGGTGGAAATAATTCTTTAGCAAACATCGAAGAAGCAGGTAGAAGCACAATTAATAATTCAACCCTTCAGCGGATTGAATCAAATGAGAAAGAGGGGAAGAGTGTAGACAATTACAGTGATactaaaaaagataataagaAGCTGCATTGGGATGATATCAAGGTCGGTGGTACAAAAATCGGAGTTCTTGAAAAGgacaataacagtaataacaacAACCGTGATGGTAGAAATAACGACAATTTTAATGGCGAtggtaataacaatagtagtaataataatagtagtaataatcatagtagtaataatcatagtagtaataatcacagtagtaataataataacagtaaagATTGTAATGAcaacaacaataacaataatgattgtaataataacaataataaggATGCTGTTgttaacagtaataataatgataatattgaTAGTAATGACAAGAAGAGTAGCAAAAAAGGGGAGAGTGTGGACGCACACAAGGACCACGAAAACATGAAATGGAAGGAAGACGGTGAAATTGGCCacaaagaaaagaaaagcagTAGTACGAAGATGttaaataaaagcaaaaacaGTTGTAAACAGAGATGCAAAAGATCCAAAACAAAAGATAATACGAAAAAGGCTAACGACGTTGATTATTATGATGAGGATGATAATCATGATCATCGTCGTCATAATcttaaagataaaaataaggaaatttCTGATGACCAACAGGTAAGCTTTTTAAAAGATACAAGTGATGAAGATGAAGATGACAAGGATAATGATGaagctttaaaaaatagtaaattgaggaaa atgaataataattataggTACAAATTAGATattgaagaaaatataatgaggagtagtaataatgatatgTTATTCTATGACTTGGATAATTTATCAACAAAAGATAATGATAACATGGATATGAATTATAAAGGAAACAAAAACAGATGCAAATCTGAAtctaaaagaaatatttttgaaaaattatttttctttttaaaaaaaaataaaaaaagtcattggaaaaaaaaattaaaggagcatttaattaaattttattctataaaaaatgaaactcCTAAGAAATCAACAGGGGTCTGTTTTGTGTCCTTTATTGATACAAAATCCGTTCATGATTGTATTCATAACATTCCATTTACAGAAAGAAATAAGTGGATTATATCAAGTGCTCCACCGaattatgatattatatggaaaaatttaaaaaatagtagcTACAAAATTTGTGCTcgcttttttattcttaatgCAATGTTATTACTAGCTaacactattattattattactgttacttccattgataatattttaaagttaaagataaaaaaatatagatctGAAAACCCTAATTCTGGAAACCTTAGTGCTGTTTTAACAA CCTGGTTATCACCTTTTATCGTTATCGTCGTGAATAGTATTATCCAGCCGGCCTTAATCTCATGCGTTTCAGTAGCAATTGGTTTTATAAGGAAATCGAGTGAACATACTTATGTCCTGCAaggaaattttatttttttaattttaaatacgATCATTATTCCGTTACTCTCCCTGTCCCCATTAAGTTCCTTAATTAAA gtaaTGTATTCTGATGAAATAGGACAATGGTCTACACGTTTGGGAGCTTATCTTTTTAACTCTAGTGGTTTTTTTGCTATGCGTTATTTGCTTCATTGTTGTTTTTTGACATGTGCAAATCAGTTGCTTCAGATTCCGCAATTTTCAA TTCGATCCATTGTTAAAACTTTAACCAAAAAAGAAACGAGTGCATGGTCATTTGATTTTGGGTATTGGTATGGATTAAATACTACAATTTTAGCcttaattttaacatttaG TGTTGCCGTACCGTTTATACTACCGTTGGGATCATTGTACTTTTTCTTACGTTACTACATAGATAAGTATAATCTTGTTTATGAAGTATGTAGGACGAATTTAGATAGTCATGGAGCTATTGTGAGAACAGCTATTAAGTTTATGCTTTATTCAGTAGCTTTTTTTCAA cttgttatgtttacatttttttcgaGAGTTcaaaacaaatttattttggtCGGACGGAACATCCTCTTTTTATCATCATCACTTACAACGCTGTTACTCTTATGTAGATCTACCGAATGGGTTAGCActaatcatataaaaaagaagaaaggtAAAAGGacattttgttatttatgtGAAAAGAATGTTTATGTAAACAGTTTAAGGgatttaaacaaattaaagtATGCTTATGCAAACCCTTATGAAACGAAGCGATAA
- the VPS26 gene encoding vacuolar protein sorting-associated protein 26, putative, protein MLSNIFGSVCSIDLNIDIDDSRKLTFLRKDKKGDKCPIFSDGEDINGIATISLKPGKKFEHYGIKLELIGQINILNDKSNSYDFFSISKDLEPPGFLIESKQFKWKFSSVDKQHESYFGTNVQLRYFVRLNIIKGYSGNIQKEIDFIVQNLCIPPEINNTIKMEVGIEDCLHIEFEYDKSKYHLKDVVVGKVYFLLARIKIKHMELDIIQIETSGIGKSYTTETATLSKFEIMDGSPTKSECIPVRLYLSGFDLTPTYKNIQNKFSVKYYINLIIVDEEERRYFKKQEIFLWRKKLG, encoded by the exons ATG CTGTCCAACATATTCGGAAGCGTGTGTTCCATAGACCTAAATATAGACATTGATGATAGCAGAAAATTAACCTTTCTAAGGAAGGATAAAAAGGGAGACAAATGTCCAATTTTTTCCGATGGTGAAGATATTAATGGAATTGCAACCATAAGTTTAAAGCCCGGAAAAAAGTTTGAACATTATGGAATTAAATTAGAATTAATAGgtcaaataaatattttaaatgataaatcCAATtcttatgattttttttctatatcgAAGGATTTAGAGCCTCCAGGATTTTTGATTGAAAGCAAGCAATTTAAATGGAAATTTTCATCAGTTGATAAACAACATGAATCATATTTTGGAACTAATGTACAGTTAAGGTATTTTGTTAGActgaatattataaaaggCTATTCCGGAAACATACAAAAGGAAATAGATTTTATTGTTCAGAATTTATGTATACCTCCagaaattaataatactataaaaatGGAAGTTGGAATAGAAGACTGTTTACATATAGAATTTGAGTATGACAAATCTAAGTATCATTTAAAAGATGTAGTAGTAGGTAAggtttactttttattagcaaggataaaaataaaacatatggAATTAGATATTATTCAGATTGAAACATCAGGGATAGGTAAAAGTTATACTACTGAAACAGCAACTCTATCAAAATTCGAAATTATGGATGGTTCACCAACAAAATCTGAATGCATACCCGTTCGGTTGTATTTAAGTGGTTTTGATTTAACACctacatataaaaacattcaaaataaattctCTGTCAAGTATTATATTAATCTTATAATAGTTGATGAGGAAGAAAGAAGATATTTCAAGAAGCAGGAAATTTTCCTATGGAGAAAAAAACTTGGATAG
- the PmUG01_14083600 gene encoding conserved Plasmodium protein, unknown function, which translates to MEKSTKRNRERFGNMLKERYSNRQKENEIKLFENIKTDISMIISEHLKKRSKTEFELTTIEKKYIYLKSISEELEKLLKQGDVDVKNNEQLINNYFEYTTTNLDYIFIKYESIITDMSETNEDMKLRLKNIKEKELVDFQNSYESVKEKANKLNEMKHNIINIKNKLTQLKEENEHIKNEIDLKKKEEVDIEKKYKELLLQIEEYKKEFQSVKENCNIQMNEKKQSSINLSTIEEKMGKIKTEIQKLFLEKKNVTSELSTLREDNTNILKNMFDYNTNLNVKCENLILEIKSLEKELQCMKSEKELLHESYQMLEVKLNDVTKICDEKKKEVEQMSSIVKRLSDELILEKNSLKEKEKECSCLNDEYNLLKKENLYLVEKHNSVEKELEKINNSILDYKNIFEVKKNELVDIELMKEKNEKTKFEILNFIENSEKLLLEQKNFFFKISKFLNLINLSNEECISLQNERNLQKENNSTQQNYEQVHTDFGNLCNDVKGKIILEKKLQNDINSSRRNIHKKEEEIQAFQESKKTLEQNLQNIIQKKETYEKEMENRQNNSEHKIKETTDMLKEKYEQLAESLASQLKTKHVEHNNFLKHGEKEKLEYDFQIFKSDIISSLEKERVEKKKKIIEIDMELKIYQQKYSSIKAV; encoded by the coding sequence atggaaaaaagtACAAAACGAAACAGGGAACGTTTTGGAAACATGCTGAAGGAAAGATACTCAAATAGACAAAAAgagaatgaaataaaattatttgaaaatataaaaactgaCATCAGTATGATAATAAGTGAACATTTAAAGAAAAGATCCAAAACTGAATTTGAATTAACAACAattgaaaagaaatatatttatttaaaaagtatatctGAGGAATTAGAGAAGTTGCTAAAACAAGGAGATGTggatgtaaaaaataatgaacagTTAATAAACAACTATTTTGAATATACTACTACTAATCtggattatatttttataaaatatgagaGTATAATAACTGATATGTCTGAAACGAATGAAGACATGAAATtaagattaaaaaatattaaagaaaaagaactAGTAGACTTTCAGAATTCATATGAATCAGTGAAAGAAAAGgctaataaattaaatgaaatgaaacataatataattaacataaaaaataagttaacACAGTTGAAGGAAGaaaatgaacatataaaaaatgaaatagatttaaaaaaaaaagaagaagtagatattgaaaaaaagtataaagaattattattacaaattgaagaatataaaaaagaatttcaAAGCGTAAAAGAAAATTGTAATATTCAAATGAACGAAAAGAAGCAAAGTTCTATCAACTTAAGCACAATAGAggaaaaaatgggaaaaataaaaacagaaatacaaaaattatttttggaaaagaaaaatgtgaCTAGTGAATTAAGCACTTTAAGAGAAGATaacacaaatattttaaaaaatatgtttgatTATAACActaatttaaatgtaaaatgtgAAAATTTAATACTAGAAATTAAAAGTTTAGAAAAGGAATTACAATGTATGAAGAGTGAAAAAGAGTTATTGCACGAAAGTTATCAAATGTTGGAAGTAAAGTTAAATGACGTGACGAAAATTtgtgatgaaaaaaaaaaagaagtggAACAAATGTCTAGTATTGTAAAAAGACTAAGTGATGAActaattttggaaaaaaatagtttaaaagaaaaggaaaaagaatgTTCTTGTCTAAACgatgaatataatttgttgaaaaaggaaaatttatatcttgTAGAGAAACATAATTCAGTTGAAaaagaattagaaaaaataaataattccatATTggattataaaaacatttttgaagtaaaaaaaaatgaattggTAGATATAGAATTaatgaaagagaaaaatgaaaaaacgaaattcgagattttaaattttattgagAATTCTGAAAAGCTGTTACTAGAGCAAAAGaacttcttttttaaaatttcaaaatttttaaatttaataaatttatcaaATGAAGAATGCATAAGTTTgcaaaatgaaagaaatttgcaaaaggaaaataatagcacacaacaaaattatgaacaggtGCATACAGATTTTGGCAATTTGTGTAATGATGTTAAGGGCAAAATTATTCTGGAAAAAAAACTGCAAAACGATATTAACAGTTCTAGGAgaaacatacataaaaagGAAGAGGAAATACAAGCTTTTCAAGAAAGTAAAAAGACGTTAGAACAGAATCTACAAAATATCATACAGAAAAAAGAGACATATGAAAAGGAAATGGAAAATAGGCAAAACAATTCTgaacacaaaataaaagaaactACAGATATgttgaaagaaaaatatgaacagctAGCCGAAAGTTTAGCAAGTCAGCTAAAGACAAAACATGTAGAgcacaataattttttaaagcatGGAGAGAAGGAAAAATTAGAATAtgattttcaaatttttaaatcGGATATAATTTCTAGTCTCGAAAAAGAAAGagttgaaaagaaaaagaaaattatcgAAATAGACATGGAGCTCAAAATATATCAACAAAAGTATAGTTCCATAAAAGCTGTTTGA
- the PmUG01_14083700 gene encoding AP-3 complex subunit sigma, putative — translation MIKGVLITNNSGKPRFLRFYDGSSHERQQLITKRVHEIIKNRPPNECCCFIEDEELFASDVKVVYRHFATLYFVFIIDSMESELGILDLIQVFVQVLDANFENVCELDLIYNYEQTNYILDEIIMGGIVLETNIDAIINSINGSKKLIESESSFFGD, via the exons atgataaaggGCGTACTTATAACTAATAATAGCGGGAAACCAAGATTCCTTCGGTTCTATGATGGAAGC AGTCATGAAAGACAACAGTTGATAACCAAGAGAGTCcatgaaattataaaaaatagaccACCAAATGAATGCTGTTGTTTTATTGAGGATGAGGAATTATTTGCTTCTGATGTAAAGGTCGTTTACAG GCACTTTGCTACCTTAtactttgtttttattattgattCCATGGAAAGTGAGTTAGGAATTTTAGACTTAATTCAA GTTTTCGTGCAAGTTTTAGACGCAAACTTTGAAAATGTTTGTGAACTCGatctaatatataattatgaacag ACGAACTATATTTTAgatgaaataataatgggag gtatCGTGTTAGAAACAAATATAGACGCTATAATTAATTCAATTAATGGATCAAAAAAGTTGATTGAAAGTGAGTCTTCTTTTTTCGGTGATTAA
- the PmUG01_14083800 gene encoding translation initiation factor eIF-2B subunit beta, putative, protein MDLQIKNNVYEEVIKIKNSANSNYDLNDVTSKNINVKINTSYNSKNECKNTDETILHKNVDDTTVNKNSAKKKDINYPSEINNNSKEIRTNNDIDNYYEQSNINKEQNVKTNVEDVHRTTNKPYVKIETIYNNVEDNNNNNNNKHRCSSNSKQKRDEKKLFPIEGNLTTDTKEYLKSSGCNDNESNKEEIIFEKKKKKSEKLKKERQKEIIVAYWLKGIVNILNAGFKNGDIKGSNLIGKKIAEVLKKVVEISNWNSVHDLIEIIKFLGKEIIKDNKMFFIIPNIIRRVLAIIRTEHFKQLYLYNNNYIDTLNKNNNVIIDDLTSKSVNNSFLYEREIINFENSISFYFENKSKQNTYKIPATNTLKHSIIEGITELIAEIDTSWEEAEQRTSYDLFMENDVILTMGYSVGVEKFLKTINKKKDGISVIVVGGDINRNGFRMAQLLSEDGVDTTYIPDSAVFAVIPKVTKVVLGSVAVSSSGGAITKIGGYNIACSAQFNSKPVTIVLPLFKLIYDPLYDPLRQNELQPGPSMIYNGAENVFVRIPKYDYIPEHLITLYITEMGPVDSFQLYNITKKKYHPDDLDLSFD, encoded by the coding sequence ATGGATTTGCAAATcaaaaataatgtttatgAAGAAgttataaagataaaaaatagcGCAAATTCAAACTATGATTTAAATGATGTCACAAGTAAAAACATAAACGTCAAAATTAACACCAgttataatagtaaaaacGAATGTAAGAACACAGATGAAacaattttacataaaaatgtagaCGATACTACGGTAAATAAAAACAgcgcaaaaaaaaaggatataaatTACCCTtcagaaataaataataatagtaaagaAATTCGTACGAATAACGATAttgataattattatgaacaatcaaatattaataaagaacaaaatgTGAAAACGAATGTAGAAGACGTGCATAGAACCACGAATAAACCCTATGTAAAAATTGAAACCATATATAATAACGTagaagataataataataataataataataaacacCGCTGTAGTAGTAATTCAAAGCAAAAGagagatgaaaaaaaattgttccCTATAGAAGGTAACCTAACGACAGATACGAAGGAATATTTAAAGAGCAGCGGATGTAATGATAATGAAAGCAATAAGGAGGAAATAAtatttgagaaaaaaaaaaaaaaaagtgaaaaattaaagaaagaaagacaaaaagaaataattgtTGCGTACTGGTTAAAGGGTATTGTAAATATACTAAACGCAGGATTTAAAAATGGAGATATTAAAGGAAGTAATTTAATAGGAAAAAAGATTGCGGAAGTTCTTAAAAAAGTGGTAGAGATATCAAATTGGAATAGTGTGCATGatttaattgaaataataaaatttttaggaaaagaaattattaaagataataaaatgttttttattataccgAATATTATAAGAAGAGTATTAGCTATAATACGAACAGAACATTTCAAACAAttgtatttgtataataataattatatagatacattaaataaaaataataatgtaataattgATGACTTGACAAGTAAAAGTGTAAATAATAGTTTCTTATATGAACgagaaattataaattttgaaaactctatttccttttattttgaaaacaaATCAAAACAGAACACTTATAAAATACCAGCAACAAATACATTGAAACATTCTATTATAGAAGGAATAACCGAATTAATTGCAGAAATTGACACATCATGGGAAGAGGCTGAACAAAGAACTTCATATGACTTGTTCATGGAAAATGATGTTATTTTAACTATGGGATATTCTGTAGGTGTtgagaaatttttaaaaacaattaataaaaaaaaagacggAATATCAGTTATAGTTGTTGGTGGAGATATAAATAGAAATGGTTTTCGTATGGCACAGTTACTAAGTGAAGATGGAGTAGATACAACATATATACCCGACTCTGCTGTTTTTGCAGTTATACCAAAAGTAACAAAAGTTGTTTTAGGCTCAGTAGCTGTTTCATCATCTGGTGGTGCAATAACAAAAATTGGTGGGTACAATATTGCATGTTCGGCTCAATTTAATTCCAAACCTGTGACAATTGTATTaccattatttaaattaatctATGATCCTTTATATGACCCATTAAGGCAAAATGAATTGCAACCAGGTCCATCTATGATTTATAATGGTGCGGAAAATGTATTCGTTCGAATCCCTAAATATGATTACATTCCTGAACATTTAATAACATTATACATAACTGAAATGGGACCCGTTGACTCTTTTCAGTTATACAatatcacaaaaaaaaaatatcaccCAGATGATTTAGATTTGAGTTTTGATTAA
- the PmUG01_14083900 gene encoding conserved Plasmodium protein, unknown function: MEDGSFDEKFANSILLESLKEALKQMIDEFYVEKEIGIKIYKEACMNMKKEILENSSQLSDVNIGGQLKSYYCRNDVWTFFFKNSLFKITKNKKPKNTSKDYKNYQPLNLRVYKNFYDKKEKFLKDCIDNNNVKFFKNFGKLYARIVHNENNENDTDDTFFYYDGLIKILCVEDSLI; the protein is encoded by the exons atggaagaTGGAAGTTTTGATGAAAAATTTGCGAATTCTATTTTGCTAGAATCGTTGAAGGAAGCGCTTAAACAAATGATAGATGAGTTTTACGTAGAAAAGGAAATTGgcattaaaatttataaagaaGCCTGTATG aatatgaaaaaagaaatactgGAGAATTCAAGTCAACTATCAGATGTGAATATTGGTGGGCAGTTAAAAAGTTATTACTGCAGAAATGATGTTtggacatttttttttaaaaattctctttttaaaattactaagaataaaaaaccaaaaaataCGTCAAAGGATTATAAGAACTATCAACCACTGAATTTAAGAGTGTACAAgaatttttatgataaaaaggAGAAGTTCTTAAAAGATTGTATAGACAATAATAAtgtgaaattttttaaaaactttgGAAAGCTTTATGCACGTATTGTTCATAATGAAAACAATGAAAATGATACGGATGAcacatttttctattatgatggattaataaaaatattgtgcGTTGAGGATTcgcttatataa